The nucleotide window TTTaaaaatttcacttctaaaatttttttgattttttcttatcCAATCTAAACGATCTTCTTCAACAGTTGCATAAGAATCAACCAAAAACTGTTGAAAAAGTCGTCCACCTTTTAACAAAGTACTTGTTTCATTACTTCTATCTTGAATTTGATATGCAATATAACTACGCATtgatattctttctcttttttgtcCATAATTTTCTGTGGTTTGCTGGACTGATAAATTTGGTGTATATCCATCTTCACCATATGGAAAAAGTATTGGATATTGTAATGACATATATTTTGGATGTATTTTAGAAATTCTTTGTATATGTCCACAATTTGATTCAATAATTATATCTTTATTTGAATTATGTTCCCCAATGTCACCTACAACCAAACCACCGATTTCTTCGCTTATTGGTAGTTCATATTGTTTACCATATGTAGATAAGCAATCAAGTATGGTCATATTAAATGAAGGTAGAGAATGGTTTTCAAATTTATCTCTCATGGTTCGAAATTTTTTaaccaattcattaatttcgTCGAACATTTTAATAAGTCCTCGAACAATATCTGATCTAATATTTTCATTAACATGAGTAGGGTCAATAGCATTAATACGATTTACAACTTCATTTTtggtatcatatatatataattgtgcATATTTAGGACTATCTCCATCAGAAGGTAATATAGAACCCATCAAATGATGTACTTGGCCactaattttgaaaatataaggaCCTGATCCAGCATTTATTTTATGATCAATTGTTGCTCTCATTGATGTAAATGAAAACATTGAATTATATACTCGAATATTTTCTCTAAATAATCTGCTCTCTAAACCATTGTTTGGATCCAATAATTTTTCGAGAAAACTTGGAGTAGGTTTGGCTCGTTCTAGTTTGACTTTTCCTTTTCCGCAACAATTTGTATAAATAGGCTGTGCATTTGCAGATTGTTGTTTAAGAGattcttcagaccaaaaataTGCATTACAATAATTGCATATATAAATATTGTCACCCAAATCTTGACATGTTACAATCAATCCTGCAATCAAAATGTTATTTCTTGTTAAACAATTTGCCCGAACATTATTCCTTCTAGAACAATTGGAAAAATTCTGCAACATGAAACCTTGCTTTGTCTTTTGATATGATGCTTGACCAGATGAATGCGAATATTGACCTATATGGAAAATTTGC belongs to Rosa chinensis cultivar Old Blush chromosome 4, RchiOBHm-V2, whole genome shotgun sequence and includes:
- the LOC112198635 gene encoding uncharacterized protein LOC112198635: MASKGISRGTKRILREYDVESRDSQEKIQQICTTQNSAVRRTESDHLCFGGNEDRPVNSKRWKTLFHEQTAGVGVSAASNIHNVVAEGQYSHSSGQASYQKTKQGLIVTCQDLGDNIYICNYCNAYFWSEESLKQQSANAQPIYTNCCGKGKVKLERAKPTPSFLEKLLDPNNGLESRLFRENIRVYNSMFSFTSMRATIDHKINAGSGPYIFKISGQVHHLMGSILPSDGDSPKYAQLYIYDTKNEVVNRINAIDPTHVNENIRSDIVRGLIKMFDEINELVSKRLYLHWYIGWPFIADYNTVTSLQLESKMIFFGFEEIRQDKILPTFVVIPPVLTDFEDFGVSPFDVFLAMHESSHAGE